Proteins from one Streptomyces sp. NBC_00390 genomic window:
- a CDS encoding phosphatase PAP2 family protein, producing MLCAALFALVTWQITAHGPLRRADERLGRALFGDAPRSLTEPLADLGSPAVALPVLAAAVAYTIWRTRQWLPGLVAALTMAAVPAAVVPLKMWIARTGPLEPGTGWYPSGHTATAMVAYCGAALLLAPRLRRRWTMPAAAVLTTATGIGLVLRGHHWPLDVLGSVLLCVLLLVPLSSSCRRRSSS from the coding sequence GTGCTGTGCGCCGCACTCTTCGCCCTGGTCACCTGGCAGATCACCGCCCACGGCCCGCTGCGCCGGGCGGACGAACGCCTCGGACGGGCCCTGTTCGGCGACGCCCCCCGCTCCCTGACCGAACCGCTCGCCGATCTCGGCTCCCCGGCCGTCGCGCTGCCGGTCCTGGCCGCGGCCGTCGCCTACACGATCTGGCGCACCCGGCAGTGGCTGCCCGGGCTCGTCGCCGCCCTGACCATGGCCGCCGTACCCGCGGCCGTCGTTCCGCTCAAGATGTGGATCGCCCGCACCGGACCCCTCGAGCCCGGCACCGGCTGGTACCCCTCCGGCCACACCGCCACCGCGATGGTCGCCTACTGCGGTGCGGCACTGCTTCTCGCCCCGCGGCTGCGCCGCCGATGGACGATGCCCGCCGCCGCGGTACTGACCACGGCGACGGGCATCGGTCTGGTGCTGCGCGGCCACCACTGGCCGCTGGACGTCCTCGGCAGCGTTCTGCTCTGTGTGCTGCTGCTCG